AGATCCCCGAGCGACGCGGGACGTCGACGCCACCGTACTCACCGGCTTCGGTGGAGAGGTCGGGGCGGCCAACGCTCTCCTGGAGCACTTCGCGCCACGGGTTGAGGATCCAGTCGGTTTCGTGACGAGGAACCGCGTGCTGCTCCTGTCTGCCTCGAACGGCGTGCCGCTCGACGTCTCGTTCGGTGCGCTTCCGTACGAGGAGCGGCTGATGGAGCGATCATCGGAGTTCGACTTCGGCGGGTTCACTGCGCCGACCTGCAGCGCTGAGGATCTCGTGGTGATGAAGGTCTTCGCTGGTCGGAACCAGGACTGGGCCGACGTCGAGGGTGTCATCGCCGCTCAAGGCGCTGCGCTGGACGTCGAGCTCGTCGTCGAAGAGCTGACACCTCTACTCACGTTGAAGGAGGACCCTGAGGGTCTGGACCGGCTACGGCGTCTCTTGCCTCCTGCATGAGCCCTACGCCTCGAAAGCGGGTAGGCCCGCAAGGGTCTCGAGGGTTCTCGCGTAGCCGGTCGGCGAACATCGAGGCGTAGACGCCGGCTTGCACGGCGACTTTGGCGAGCTCGCCCGCGCTGGCGTCATCGTATTAGGGTGGTCGTTGTCGTTCGATCGCGTGGCCACGGTCACGCGCCCCACGTGAACGCACCGACCAGCCCGCACCCGAGAGGACACCGATGAGGCTGCGCGCCACCCTCGCCCTGCTCGCCGCACTCGCCCTGGTCGCCACCGCCTGCGGCGGCGATGACGACGACGACGGTGGCGGACAGGCCGAGGGCGGGACGCTGGTCGCCGCCCTCGGTGGCGAGCCGGACATGC
The nucleotide sequence above comes from Actinomycetota bacterium. Encoded proteins:
- a CDS encoding nucleotidyl transferase AbiEii/AbiGii toxin family protein, yielding MTSPLHDAASELSSFCRREGWRFCIIGGLAYLRWGDPRATRDVDATVLTGFGGEVGAANALLEHFAPRVEDPVGFVTRNRVLLLSASNGVPLDVSFGALPYEERLMERSSEFDFGGFTAPTCSAEDLVVMKVFAGRNQDWADVEGVIAAQGAALDVELVVEELTPLLTLKEDPEGLDRLRRLLPPA